From Coffea arabica cultivar ET-39 chromosome 2e, Coffea Arabica ET-39 HiFi, whole genome shotgun sequence, the proteins below share one genomic window:
- the LOC140036330 gene encoding uncharacterized protein: MAHEVNRLFRYIGHLPSLLNIAPNMAIIEALLEFWDPRGSVFRFGECELTLTLEEIEGLLQMPGKGSPMVYPTNGTREQFCKFLGLGRASMNQHPDAKSCPLEFLYERFGRRDSYDQHRDDFFISKEEWEGKRVQVFGLALTSLLLFPQKHGKVTFSTINMMQSVFLGIKEKTPTLVPIIIADIFTAVTECQKKRGFFYASNLVLQMWAMEHLSKRALNPLGSCLPTANWVESHRERVSRYYRIASPSLFIQEFNALTSDKIQWVLDWTKVRDPAFKTTQFDFIPLASTSGLIVYIPQRVMRQFGYPQRVPTIREMGSIELNTVTECRTMVLEGWGNLCSLDNLHLDQVNKVEPRVILEYNEWIKSMIEQGRERTPLIAVSLEEQNGKLRKELEDRQLQIMVADQALEDARSQLRKEAKKTEKLEKGIECI; this comes from the coding sequence ATGGCGCATGAGGTGAACCGATTGTTCCGATACATAGGGCATCTACCAAGTCTTTTGAACATAGCCCCAAACATGGCGATCATTGAAGCACTACTTGAGTTTTGGGATCCTAGAGGCTCTGTTTTCCGATTTGGGGAATGCGAGTTAACACTCACTCTAGAAGAGATAGAAGGATTGTTGCAAATGCCTGGGAAAGGAAGCCCTATGGTGTACCCGACTAATGGCACTAGAGAGCAGTTCTGCAAGTTTCTGGGATTGGGACGAGCTAGTATGAACCAGCACCCGGACGCAAAATCATGTCCACTGGAGTTCTTGTACGAACGATTTGGGAGAAGGGACTCTTATGATCAACACCGTGATGACTTTTTCATTAGCAAAGAGGAGTGGGAAGGAAAGCGAGTCCAAGTCTTTGGACTAGCCTTGACTAGTCTACTATTATTCCCGCAAAAGCATGGGAAGGTTACCTTTTCAACAATCAACATGATGCAAAGCGTGTTTCTAGGAATTAAGGAGAAGACCCCTACTTTGGTGCCTATCATCATTGCCGATATCTTCACTGCCGTTACCGAATGCCAAAAGAAGAGGGGGTTTTTCTATGCATCCAACCTAGTACTCCAAATGTGGGCCATGGAACATCTGTCAAAAAGAGCGCTAAATCCATTGGGGTCATGTCTTCCAACAGCAAACTGGGTCGAGTCGCACCGAGAAAGGGTTAGCAGATACTATCGAATAGCGTCTCCAAGCTTGTTTATTCAGGAATTCAATGCTCTGACTTCGGATAAGATACAGTGGGTTCTCGATTGGACGAAAGTAAGGGATCCAGCTTTCAAGACTACGCAATTTGACTTCATTCCATTAGCAAGTACCAGTGGGTTGATTGTGTACATTCCACAACGAGTTATGAGACAGTTCGGGTACCCGCAGAGAGTGCCGACCATACGGGAAATGGGAAGTATCGAGCTTAATACAGTCACTGAGTGCCGGACTATGGTGTTAGAAGGCTGGGGGAATCTGTGTAGTTTGGACAACCTGCATTTGGACCAAGTGAACAAGGTAGAGCCTAGGGTCATCTTGGAGTACAACGAATGGATCAAATCAATGATAGAACAAGGAAGAGAAAGGACACCGTTGATTGCCGTTAGTCTCGAGGAGCAGAATGGGAAGCTAAGGAAAGAGCTGGAGGATCGTCAGTTGCAGATCATGGTGGCCGATCAAGCATTGGAAGACGCCCGCTCACAATTGAGGAAAGAGGCAAAGAAGAcagagaaattggaaaaaggcattgagtgcatttga